A stretch of DNA from Catenulispora acidiphila DSM 44928:
GCGTCGGCCAGCACCCGGGTGGCCGAGGCGGCGTCCAGCCGGCCGTAGGAGTACCCGGACGGCAGCACCACGGCCGTCGGCGCGAACCGGTGCCCGCCGAGGTGTGTGATCTCCCAAACGGCGGGGATCTCTTGTTCGGCCTCGGGCGCCGCCACCACGTCCAGAGCCTCCGCGGCCTCCTCAGCCGCCTCAACAGCCACCGCCACCCGCCGCCCCAGCGTCGCGCAGCAAGCGTCCCGCTTGCCGTTCGTACACACCCCGAGCAGCGGCGCGTCGACGAACTCGTGCTCCAGCCCCGCCACCGCGCGGCGGTCGCCCGCGCCCAGCGCCGCGAAGTCGATCTTCAGCAGGTCGGTCGGATACGCGACCACCCCGGTCGCCAGCCACGTCCGTCGCGGATGCGTCGAGGCGGCGTACCAGCGGCGGTGCGGCGGCTCGTGGTCGTGGTGGTCCTCCACCCGGCGGATCAGCGCCAACCGGACCGCGGTCCCGGCCGTGCGGCCCTCCAGCTCGGCGCCCAGCGCCGGGTCCAGGCGGCTGGCGGTGACCGCCGTGCGCCCCCACGGCCCGGGCTGCTCCGCCAGCAGCCACGCGCCGGCCACCGCACCCGTCCCGGCCAGCGGTTCGTCCAGCTCGCGGGAGAGGACCGAACACGCGTGGGGCTGGGGTGACGGAAGTTGGTCGTCGCGCATGGGTCCGACCCTAACGCTCCGCGCGCACCCTCCACACCGGTCGCTTTTGGGGACTGTCGGGTTCACGATGGTGGTGGCGAGAGAGTTCGGGGGTGCTCCGAGGAGTGAGGTGCGCACCATGACCGACAGCCGACAGCCCGCCGAGGCCGCCGAGGCCACGGAGTCCGCGGAGTCCACTGATCCTGACAAGCCCGCAGCCCACGCCGCGCCCGAAGCCCGCCGCTACGGCTTCCCCGCCGTCCACGGCCACGAGGTCTGCGCCCTGCGCACCGTGGCCCGCGAGGACTGGGACAGCTCGGCGCCCGGGCGGATGCAGCTGGTCCGCTGGCGCGAGGGCTCCGGCGCGCTGGTCCGCGACCTGCCGCTGACCCGGCTGTACGTCTGGGCCCGTGCCGGCCGCATCAGCTTCGGCGCCGACGACGGCCGGACCGTGGACGTCGTCCTGCTCGGCGAGCCGGAGACCGAGGGTCTGAAGCTCGGCGCGCCCTGGCCGCCGAGCCACGACCGCGCCAGCACGGCCTCCAACCTGGCGCACGGCGCCGTCAGCGACCTGAAGAACGCGGTCACCTTCCCGGCCTCCTTCCCGCGGATGATGCGGGTCAGCGGCCAGCGCAACGCGGTGCTGGACTCGATCGTCGCCTGGTGCCAGCGCGAGGTCCCGGACATCCACATCATGCGCGGCTGGCTGCGCAGTTCCGAAGGGCCCTCGCGGCACCAGGTCCGCGGCACGATCCACAAGGGTCTGATCGGCGAGCCCGGCTGGCTGCCGGACACCGTCGGCGCGCATCCCTCCGGATGGTCACCGTTCCGTAACGACCGCAACGCCCAGAGCGGGGCGGCTCGTCCTAACGCTCATGAGCACCCTTCAGGAGCTTGAGTTCGCCGCCGGGCGGCCGAAAGAGATCTACGGCGAGGACGCCAAGATCGTCTGCGACAACCTGGTCCGCATCTACAAGACCGACGGCATCGAGGTCCAGGCTCTGCAGGGTCTGGACCTGCTGGTGCGCGCCGGGGAGCTGGTCGCGATCGTCGGCGCCTCCGGCAGCGGCAAGTCCACGCTGCTGAACATCCTGTCCGGGCTCGACACCCCGACCGCCGGCGTCGCCAGGGTCGGCGGCTATGACCTGCTCACCATGAAGAGCCGGGACCGGCTGCGCTACCGGCGCTCGACGGTCGGCTTCATCTGGCAGCAGACGGCGCGCAAC
This window harbors:
- a CDS encoding sucrase ferredoxin; its protein translation is MRDDQLPSPQPHACSVLSRELDEPLAGTGAVAGAWLLAEQPGPWGRTAVTASRLDPALGAELEGRTAGTAVRLALIRRVEDHHDHEPPHRRWYAASTHPRRTWLATGVVAYPTDLLKIDFAALGAGDRRAVAGLEHEFVDAPLLGVCTNGKRDACCATLGRRVAVAVEAAEEAAEALDVVAAPEAEQEIPAVWEITHLGGHRFAPTAVVLPSGYSYGRLDAASATRVLADARQGRMAVRGCRGRSTWSRAGQVAELAVRSALDEAAESALDVVAVTQTAPDPEPAWTAVVEHEDGRAYEVSVRGAYAPVPRPESCGKADGTPLELRVDAVDKIR